In Nostoc piscinale CENA21, the genomic stretch CGGCACTGATTCAATTAATGCTTTTTGGGTTTTAGTTCGGGCAAATACACATATTTCACGCCACACTTCGACATCGCCTTGACAGACTTCTTTGATTTGATGCCAAGTTGTTTTCTTGTTGAGTTTTGATATAAATTCTTCTGCTTTGCGTTGTGGCTCTAGTTCTGGATTTGGGGTGACAAGTTCTAATTCGCCGGGGGTAAAGTGGAAGTAAAACTCATCATTCACCCAACATGAAATTTGTTCTCCAATTTCTTTGATTGTGGCGAATTTGTCCTTGTGTTTACCCTTGATGATTCTGACTTGATCGCCTTCTTTGAACTGAATTTCATTCTCTGATTCTATTTTGGTGAGTTCGCTTGCATTAAACTGAAATTCTCCATTCAGTAACTTTACAACTGGATTGCCATAAACAAAGGTAGTTACAACCCCTTCACCTTTTTGAGTTTGAACACGTTCCCCTTCGGGGTTGCCGCAGGCATCGCCTATTACAAATTTTGGTTCTGATTTAAATTGTGCCTCTAGCTCTTGAATGCTATTGAGTAGGCGATCGCGCTCTTGCTTGAGTTCACCTTGAGAGATTAGCAATTGCCCAGACTTAATAAAAGCTTCGTCTCGTTCTTTAAGTAATTCATCGCGTTCCTGCTTCAACGCCTCAACCTCAGCAGAAGCATTACTCAACTGATACTGCAAACTTTTATTTTCTTGTTCTGCTAACATCAATTTCGCTGCAAGTTCGACTGAATTAGTTGTCATTTCTCCTACATTCGTGCCAGTGACAAGGAAGTAAAGGCGATTCGCCCAATCAGTTATTACTTGCTGTTTAACGCCCAATTCAAGCATTAATTGAGCTTGTGATGCCACCTGTTCTTTCAATTGATTAGCGTTGGTTTGGCAATCCTGATATTTAGCTAATTGCGTTTGTAGTTGAGCGATCTGTTGCGTGATAACATCAACTTGAGGGAAGCTAAAATCATCCATGTGTGAGCAGCTATGAGCAACCGGCTCACTGATTACTGACAAATGTTTAATCCCTTCACTATCTCGTTCCCAGTTGTAAGTTATTTCAGTACCGTCTTCATGCCATTGGACAGTGAAGCCAAAACCAAGGTCAGCTTTAATTGTTCCGATTTCGCCATAGTAATCGGTGATGCAAACACCTGGCTTGATATCTTTTTTAGTAATAGTTGAGCGCATAACGGGTTCCTTTTTTTTTAATTTTTGATTCAAAAGCAATTTGTTTTACAATCGCTTCAGCTTCTTGTTGGCTGATTGCGTGGTCAGGGTTTTTGTAGAAGCCAATAATTTCAGATTGTGGGCGCACGATTAATTGCTGAGTGGTTGCGCGTTTATCCCAAACCATGCAAGAAATTGTCATGTTGTCTGTGGCCCAGCGTTTGCCGCTTTTATCTTTGCGGAAACAATAACGGGGGAACGTCAGTACTAGCGAAGGTGGATGATCCTTGAGGAAGTCAGCGCGATCGCTGCAAGGCTCCAAAAAACTAGTCAATAAAAATGCGACTACGCCAACCCGCGCTTTTTGATAAGCATTTTTGATGATCGGTGCGGCATTTTCGGCATAAGGTGGATTCGTGATAATCCAGTCGGTATTGGGAAAAAGCGCCCAAGATTCAGCCAATGTTGCGTCTAGGTGGTAATCAGATTGCTTATTGGGGTCAATGTCATTTGTCCAAATGTGCGTGCTGTGTGGCCACGATCGGAGAAGTGACGCGATGCCTCCGGCAACGGCAGAGCCGAACGCACCTCCACCAACGCAAGGTTCACCAATCACGCCAGATATCGGGACATGGCGTAGTAGTTCAGTTGTGAACCATGAGGGGGACTCGTAGAAATCCAGGCGATGTCTTTCAGTGGGCGAGAATTCTATTGGTTGCTTCCATCCTGGGGGCGCTTGATATAAAGGCGAGTCCCTGAGTGTAGCAAACTCAGCTTTTACCCACGCTAAATTGTGTCGCCAGTATGGAAAGGTCGCCCCGGCGCGATTGGTGTCTTTCCACAGAGCATTAGCAATAGGTGATCGCCCATCAGTAGAAAGTGAGATGCCGTGTTGATCGCATAGCCACAGCAAGGATTGTAGGGGTGGAAGTGGAAAGCCGTCTTTAGGCTTGTACCAAGTGCAACCAAAGATGTGAACTTTGGTAATTCCGGCTTTGGCGATCATCGGAATCACCAAATTGATAGTTTCCCAAAAAATGGGCAGACTTTTCGAGAATCTCCCCAAAAAACACCAACCGCCAAGCCCAATCACGTCACCGGGGCGACAGTATTGCAAAACTTGCTCAACACATCTGGCATATTGCTGTGCATCAACGCCTTGACAACTTTGGACAAGGGTATAACCTTCGAGTCGATGGCGTTGGCTATCTAAATATTTAGCAGCATTGACCGTCTCGGCGACGGCTAATTCGCCTTCTTCGACAGACCATCTTTGTTTGATTCGCTTTCCATGCAGGTGTTTTTCGTCTATCAAAAGATCGTAACTGACTATGTGAATCTTCTTAAACTTTGGAAGCGAGGCAACTACGTTTAACTGCCTTTCTAAGGATTTTTCAAAAGTTACACGACGATCTGCTTGCACTTCAGGATAAGCACCAGAGTCGATCAAAACTGTACACTCAGCAAAATTCAGGTGTTTGCAATCAGGAATAATTTCTTTGATCTCGTACTTTTTGGTTTTTTTATTTTTGTTTGATCTGACTCCGCACAATTCTATATGTCCAGCAATGTTGTTGGCTTCCGATTCTCGCTGTCCCGTTTGGTTTATGTGCGAGTAGGTGTTTGCTTGAGCGTTGACAAAGCAGGTTAGATCGGGTTGTAGTTGAGAGCTTCGCAGTCCATATGCTTCATACAAATACTCGACTAGGTAAGAGTAGAAACGGGATGTAACTTCTTGTTCGCCAATCAGTTGAGTAGCGATAGCTTCCACGTCAACAAAGCTCGCAGATAACTGAGTAATTCTCTGTTTTTCCTCAGCGATGTGCGTTCCGCCCCGCTTCGCTACCGCGCTTTCTGTATCTGTTAGTTGCAACATCGGCTTTAACCCCAATAAAATATCTGCCACCTCCCTTGGAATAATCCCGTTACCCAGCATCTTGATGCGCTGCGTCTGGGAGACTTGGATCTCGTTTCCATTACTGTCAATTCCCACTGCTGTACTGCCCGCTTCCCACCCCATCAGCTTCTCGGCTTCAGTGGCATTTATAGGGCGTTCATAATAAGCCTCGCCTTGATACTCACGCACTTTGTACGCGCCGCTACCACCTTGGTGATTGCCTGTTTTGGCGGGCGATCGCAGTGTAGGCGCTTCCTCTTCGTATAAGCGATCGCCATCGTTGGCACGGTAGAGGATAGCAAAAGAACTATCGCCGCTTGATTTTTTAGTATTTGTAGTAGATAACCATCCAGCAGGCACGATAGTAGGCGCTTCATCTACTGGTTTAACGCCATCCTGGTAAACCTTGATCGGGATAGCTTCACTAAGCAATTCCTGTAAAGACTTCTTTTCTGGCTTGGGCGCGATCGCCTTCACTTCCCCGGTGATAGCCCACGATGAAAATCCGCTCTCGATTTTGGGGGACATGGCGGTTCCCGTTCCTAAGCTGCCAGGTGCAGCAATACCCCAAATCTGTAAACGCTTGGATGACTTTCGGGAAGGTAGCGCCTTTGTCTGCGCTAAGTAATCCATCGACGTTTTCAAACAAGAATGCAGGTGGAAGCTGGACGCGAATGAATCGGAGTCCTTCAAAAAACAATTTTCCGCGAGTCCCATCAATTCCGGCTCGTTTACCAGCCACGGAAAAGTCTGGACAAGGGCTTCCCCAAATTGTGATGTCTGGGGTTGGGAGGGTAAGGATGAATTCGTCAGGGATATCTTGTATGTCTTGCTCAATGAGGTTAACGTCTGGAAATCGCTTTCTGTAGACTGAGGCGGCGTACTTATCATTTTCAACCCCCCAGATTGGTTTATATCCTGCGGCGATCGCGCCTTCGGTGTCCCCGCCGCCGCCTGCGAATATGTGTCCTGATGTAAGTTCTCCCATTCCTCCCAAGCTCTGTTAAATTCCTCAATAGATGCGAAGTCGTCTGGTTCGGGCGGTTCGCCAGATGTGTCATAAAAAATACTTATTTGCCCGTCGCTTTCAATCTGGCGGGGAATTTCGCCAAAGTGCGCGGGGTTCCATGTGTCAGTTGTTTGCATCGCGCCACTCTTCAAGACTTATTCCGTACAGTTGTTTAAATCGGTTTTCCAGGACTCGTTGCCACTGGTCGTAAGTATCTTGGCTTGGTGGCTTCAAATGCTTGGCTGGTTCATCCTCAAATGGCTGGGTTTCTATCCTTGCTAGGAGTTCCTTGAAGTCGGCTGTAAAGATGAAAACTTGGTTGATGCCGCGATCGCAGTACTCAGGCTCTTCTAGTTTTTGCCAAATCAAGGCGAAAGCCCACTGTATCTCTAGTTTGCTATGGCGCAGTCTGGGGACTTGCAGAGTTAGGGTATCTATCAACTCTTCGCTATCACTGTCGCCACCAAGGGGGCGGTGCTTCAGTTCGCAGCAGAAGGAGCGGAGTTTTACTTTTGCCTTTTTATTTTTTACTTTCATGCCTTCTCCCACGCATAACTGAGCAAATGTAATTATTTCCATGTCTGCCACGACTGCGAACTAAAGGCGCAAGACAGATTGGGCAGAGCATTTGGTTTCTGGCTTGTGTATAGGATAGGTAGCGGATCGCAGCGTGCGGATCGTATTGCGCGATCGCCTCGTATTGTTTCTTTTGCCCTTCGCTAATTTCTTTCATTTTGCTTACCTTCTCAAATTTTTAAAACAGGTATGTTCAGCATCAAATAAAAGCTTGACTGTACCTAATGCACCGTTACGGTGCTTGAGCAATATCACCTCAGCTAGTCCTCGATCTGGTGTGTCGTGGTTGTAGTACTCATCTCTGTACATCCCAATCACGATGTCAGCATCTTCTTCAATCCGCCCTGAATCTCTTAAATCACTCAAGCTAGGACGCTTGTTATTAGCTTTTTCTACATCCCGATTTAACTGCGACAATAGAATTACAGGAATGTCGCATTCACGGGCTAGGATTTTGAATCTGCGGGTAATGTCGCCAATTTCTTGAGCGCGTTTGTCACCCTCTGCCATCAGCTGCAAATAGTCAACAACGACTGCGGATAGCTGCCCTGATTTAGCAATTACTCGCTTGATTGTGGCAACCATTTCTAAAGGGGAAGACGTGAAGATGTCGGAAATGTAAAAAGGTATGCTCTCCATCTCGGTCATCTTTTGAACAAATAATTCCCACTGGGTTTGCGAAATTCGTCCAGAGCGGAAACAACTACTAGATATCCCAGTTTCACTAGAGGTGATGCGCCCTACAACTTGCTTCCTGTCCATCTCCAAACTAAATAGCAAGGTTGGTTTAGATGCGCGTTTGGCAATGTCATAAGCAATCTGGTGAGCAAAGGCGCTTTTACCCATTGATGGGCGACCAGCCACAATTACCAAATCTTGACGATGCAATCCACCGTTGAGAATCGCATCTAAATCATAAAAACCTGTGGGTATAGGCGCGATCGCCTCATCACCTGATGATAAATTTTCTAGCTGAGTGTATAAATCCAGCAAGATTGAACCAATCGGCTCAACCGATTTGTCTTCTTTGACAATCGCTTCTGATCGGATACTTGCAATTTGCTGCTCAAAGACAGCCAGCTTTTCTTGTACAGATGAACGCTCATTGCCACTTAAAATACCCTGCAAGCCCTCTATTCTGCGATCGGCATAAGATTCAACAATAACTTGAGCTAATGCGTCTACATTGGCACTTGTGACGGTACTAGAAAAAAGTTCGCCTAGCGTTGTTCTTCCTACCGACTCAAGTTTGCCTTCTCTTTTCAACTGCTGGCATAAAGCTGGAATGTTGATATTTTCGCCGCGATCGTGCATCGCCAGCATCGATTTAAAAATCGCTTGGTGCTTTGGAACAAAAAAGTATTCGCTCTTAAGGATGCCCACTACTCGAATCATAGCTTCGGGGTCTAGCAGCAGTGCGCCTAGCACCTGCATCTCCGCATCAATCACGTAAGATTCAATCATGACACTTTCCTGCGTTTGGCTTTCAATGCGTTCACTGTTTCAAGAAGTTCGGGGGAGAGGTTCGGAGCTATATATTCTTGCTGTGGTGGAGGTGAGTCCATGATTTCAAGGCTTTGTCGTTGCGACAATCTAGAATCACGCTCTTGCTTAAATTTTTGAAAGTCTTCCCACAAATCACAGGCGCGATCGCAGTTGTTTCTAATCTCCGCTTTTGCGTCAGCCAAAGTTTTACCCGGCTTGTCTTTGTATCTGGTTTCAAAAACCCACACAGCAAACTCTTCAACAGGTTTTGACTTTGAAACCATCCACGGATCAAAAGAATTTGACATATACGTGCCTTTTACCTGGTTGTAAAGGCGATTGATTAAAAACGGGTCTTCTCGCTTGTTCGCTTGTTCGGATTTGTTGAACTGCGGCGGAACTGGTGAAAGAACTTTTGGTTCTTCGGTATCCGAGGTTCCTGATTTATTTGACAACGAAGTGACTGTTTCGGAATGCGCCAATTCTTGAAAATAAGCTTGCTCTATTTCCTGGCTTTGAACGGCGATCGCGCTTGCTATTTCTTCAGGAATCTCCCACCCCTCTTCTTCCCCTTGGGGGGTAGGGGGGGTTATATCTGTTTTTTGATCTATTTTCTTGATCTGTTTATATATAGTTGACCGTGCCAATTTGGCATGTTGACCGTGCCAATTTGGCATGTTGACCGTGCCAATTTGGCATGTTGGATCTGGTGCTTTGGATTCATCATGCCAATTTGGCACGTTGGATTGCCTAAACTCTTCTATGGCTTGTAAATAAAGCTCTCCGATTTTTTCTTCGTTAACACGATAAAACTTTGTATTATCCTTGCCCTTATTGAATTGACCGCTTAAAACATATCCACTAGATTCTAGTTTGAGCAAAAGCCTCTGCAATGTTCTTTCGCTCCCTAGTGATGGATATCTTGCTTCCCATTCTTGATAGCTACCCCTTGTCCACCAATGCTCATTGTGAAAGTAATTATTGCGACAATGAATCATGTTGTTGTCGCACCAATCTTGAATGATTTCTATAAATAGCGCGGATTGTATGCCAATGTGATTGGCTACACCCCAGTGCAGCTTAGTAAAGGGGGTATTTTGTCTAGCGGCACGGTAAGCAGCGATCGCGGCAGAATTTTTCATGAATCAGACTCCGCCTCGAACAAAGATTGAACCCTGTCCACGCTTAACTCATTTAACGCTCTATTTTTTGCTAGATCGCGTCTAACAATCCTGAGAGTTTTTTTTAAATGCGGCAGCATAGCTCTCAGACAGGATATCGATTTTATACTCGTGCTTAACTTTGTCTATAATCTTTCTTCTTTCTTGTCCTTGTGACTTGAGGTACTGATCTAGCAACGTATGTAGACCTTGGACAACCTTGTTATCACTTGTCAAGATAAGGTTAAGCGACAACGAATAAATGTCACCATAACCCAGTTTGTTGGAGCAGTTGCTTGATTTGTCTACAATCCTTAGCCTTGTCTCCCATGATTTATGAGGGGGAGATTGCCCATTGCTTTTGTAAAACCATTCATCTAGCTTTTCTAGCCACCAATCAGGGATTTCAAACCATTCGCCATGAACTCTGTGCCGTGCTGCAAGCGCATGAATTCTATTTTCCTGCTGGTCTATGTCGCTTGTTTTGTAGAAGGTTAACAACCTTAAAGGGTATGGGCTTTGCGAACTATTTAATTCTAAAAATCTTTTAGACGGATCTCGTCTTGTTTTCCCGATTTTGTAGCGTGGCGTTCCAATTGCGTGAATTAAATATATGTAACCTTGAGTAGAGTTTGGTATGATCATTCTGTAACCTGCTGAATAGGTTGCCCCGCCTCCGGTTGTTGACAGCAACGCGGAGGCATTTTCGTTAATACCATTATCCCACTTAAAATAATAAGAATTAGGATAATTGTGTGAAGTTTTTGTAATTGTAATAATTGGTATCTTCATGGTATTATCCTTTTTGTTAGGTAGATGATATCAATTACTCTTAAACACCACCGATCGCCTCGCGTAAGGCGATTTTTTTATGGCTAAAAGAGTGATTGCTGATTGTAGGCGCGATCGCCCTTAATGTAGTCCTCAATTTCTGCTTCTAGGTTGGCTAATCTCTCCTTCAATTCGTAGCTAATATTTTCTTCCACCAACTTGATAAAACATTGAGTTTCTTCGCCAAACTCTAGGCAAGAAACAATAGTGATGTTTATGCCTTCCTCTGTTTCTTTGATGGTTATACTGGTAATTTTGCCGTTTACCCACAGTTCATCATCAAGTCCACATCTAGCCATGACGGTTTGATGAAGGATTTTCAATGCTTGGAAGAAACTTTTCTTTGGCTCATCTGTGTACTTGGATGTAAGCTTTTTAGTTTCTTTGTCTTCTGGTGGTAAGTCCTGGACAATTGACAGTTTAAAATCGTCGCCGTGGTCAATTTTTATCGACTGAATAAACAGGCTAGATTTTGGTTTTCTAAGCTGGGTTTCTGTGGCTTGCATTTAATGGCTTCCAAAGAATCAAAGGGAATGATTTTGGTTTTTCGGTAAGCGTGTAAGTTAAAGTGGCGCTGGGTGGGGTATTTGTGAAATAAGTTTGCACTTTTCCTTCTGCCTTTAATTGCCCTAATACACGCCACAAATCTTGGTAATTTCTAAGCTCAAGCGCGTCGTAAAGTTGACATGGGAATTTATCGCCCTTGCTCAGTTCCTGGATTATTTTTGTCTTTAGATCCACAGTTAATTTCCTCCGCCAATTGCAATTTCACGTCTAAATATCCAATTCGACTTGCTACCCAATCACTAGAAAAAGGTAGCTCAGGCGATCGCGTTTCAGCATAAGAAGCGATCGCGCCTGCGGTGAGTTGAATTTCTCGCATTAACGCGGCTAAGTCTTTGTGTTTAGGTGAAGCTTGGGGCTTCGTGGCATTCGACATAGTTTGCTCCTAAACGTCTTAATTCGTTGTCCTGCTCTAGCCAGTAAATGATGTCCTCCGATCTCATTTTTTGCAGTAGAGCTTGCTGAAAAAGGAATTCACGTTTGCATTTGAGTAGCTCAACTTGCAGGACATCGCCGTCTAGTCGGGCTTGGTTGATTCGGGGGGATAGAGACTGCGCGATCGCGCAATATTCCGCGTCAAATCTGTCAGCCACTAGCCCACGCAGATATTGATGTTCGGTCATATTTTTCTTAACTCGGACTCTTCATATCTGTGCTGGAATAAGTGCTTTTCGCCGTCCCATTCCACCAAGAACATTTCATTTTCAAAGCCAATGATTGTGCCTTTAGATTGATAGCGGACTTGGAATTTATCTGAATGGGAGACGCGATCACCGATTTTCAGTGAGTCGTCGCAGACATCAACCGAGTTTTTGAGTTCTTCGATTTTTTGCCTTTGCTGGGGAATGAGGTTTACCCAAATCTCTTGTTTGATTAGGTGGTAGCGATCGCTTAATTGTGAAACTTCTGCCCAAGTATTTACTTTTTGGAACGCCGCGATCGCGCTTGATAATTGCTCAAGTTGCTGTTTTTTTGTTTCTAACTGGGCTTCGTCTACACCTAAAATAATCGCCGCTGCCTTACGAAGTTCTGCCGCAAACCTTGGGTGTCCATTAGCCATCGCAGTTAAAGATAGCCCAAGCAATGTTACGGTTTCACGGGGGTTTTCTTCTGGGGCGGACTTAGCCATTGTTCTGAGGTGTAATTCTGGTTCTAGGTTTTCAACAACTTTTTTTGACCTGGGCATTGATTACTTTTTCGGCTTGCTTGGTGAAAGTGTTCCCCCAGTCCGCAAGAGGGCGATCCTCTAGGGCGCGTTCTAATTCCCCAATTCGATCGCGTAAAGAACGGTTCTCTTCTTCCAGTTGTCGCAAAGATTCCAGTTCAACCAACTGTCTTTGCAATTTGGCTACTTCCAAGGATTTAGTATTAGCTAAATCTTGCGCCGCTTTGATTTGATCATGCAGAGACGCGATCGCCAATCGCTCTGCCTCTCCCCGTATCCTGGACTCAATCTCCATCTCCAACCGCGCAATCTCTTGTCTGTGTTGTTCTTCGAGTTGCGCGATCGCCTCTTGGTATTGAGGTGGAAGTCTACGTTCTTGGGGGTAGGGTGAACTTGGGGTGGTGAGTTTCTTAACGCTGACTACCTCCGTCCCGCTAGGGAAGTCCGCAAGCATCTGCCTTGGGTTTCCCTTGATTTCTCTCACTGGGACTTCTACTCCGTCTCTTGGATCTCCAGGTGAGCAAAAGGTTGCCAAAGCCTGAACGGTAGAATCAGGGTTTGAGTCCTGTAGATGGAAACTAGTTTCCATCTGTTGCCCTGAAACGCCTATTTTTCGTTCTACCTCTTTACCGTTTTGGATGTGCTTGCGACGCTCAAACTTAATTACTTTGTTGTCGGTTTCTAGCTGATTGCGGACTTCGTTTACGGTCGTGTGGCTACATCCTAATATTTTGGCGATTTCACGATTACTCCATCGCACAAAATCAGAATTTTGTAATAAACGCGTAACTTGCTGTCGCTTGTCTTTGCACTTCTGCGCCTCGATTACATCTAATGCCAGCGATCGCACATTACTAGCCACCGACGAATTGAGTAGCATCCCCAACCGAATTGCTTCTCTTGGTGTCCAGTTATCCTCAGTAATACTGAACTCTTCGTGATGGACTGCAAGGATAGCCGCGATCGCGTCAGGATTAACCTCGTAATATTTGGCAACTTCTTCTGTGCCTACCGACCCTTCGGGATTGTGCCAAATAGCGGCGAATAGGCATTCAGTTTTTGATAGCAACGCATAAGATTGCTCCTGATTTAAAGAAGGTGCTTGAGATACCATTACACACCCCCTTCTTGCCCCAAAAGGCGCTCAACACGGGAGTAACCACCAAACCGGGCAAGCTCCGCATCACAGTAATCCTGAAATGTAAAATATCCTTTCTCTAAATAAAGTTTGCTGTCTCTCATTAGCTTCAAGTTTTCACGCAACTCTTTTGACTCTGCGGAGAGTGCGAAAAACTTTTGGTTTATGTTGCGATCGCGTGTAGAGAAATCTGTCATCACACACCTCCCGACACTTCGGTACACGGTGTGCTGCTATCCAGTAACGCTGAGGCTGTTTGATATCCACCCCATTCTTGAAGCTCTGTATTGCAATACTCCTCAAAGGAAGAGTACTTCTCTTGATAGAGGTGGCGATCACGGACAAACTTTAACTTAAATATTGCTAGGTGCTTGAGAAGCGCGATCGCTCCTAAGACTTCCTGGACACTAGACCGATGTACGGCAAATGCGATTGTGCTGGCAGTGGTTTGGGTCATAAAATTGTATTAGTAAATAAATATTGAGAAGCCACGACATCTACTAAATGCCGTGGCTGTTTTTAGCTATTAACTAGCTTTAGGTAATACAAGCCCTGACTCTATTAATTGATGCACTTCCCACCCAATCGTTAGGAGGAATTCAGCCGCATCATTTTTTGTTATTTCTCTTCGTTCTGCGAGCTGAGAAATTTTGTCTCGCAATTCACTTGATATTCGGATTTGTGGTTTTTCTCTAACTATTTGCTTGGTCATCGCATTTGTAATGTGTAATGCCCAATGACCAATATAGCATAAATGTGGCACTCTGCAATGACTATGCTATGCTGGTTTTGTTCATTGTGCAGTACACCGGAAATGTGAGACCCTTAATTTGGACAAAGGCTGGATTGATAAGGCTAGGAGAGATAATTCGACATAGCAGAGAAGCGAAAGGTTTGAATTTGCGTGATGCTGCTTGCATAATTTCTGCACAAACAGGCATAGAAGTTGCACATAATACTCTCGGAATGATCGAGAGGGGTGTCAGTGAGCCTAAATATAACACTTTGGCAGCGATCGCGGCGGCCGAATTTGTAGAGTTGGGCGATCGCACCTTGAATATTTACGATTTTATTGATATTGCTTCTGAAACTTTTTATATGAATGCATTAGCCGAATTAAT encodes the following:
- a CDS encoding KOW motif-containing protein, which encodes MRSTITKKDIKPGVCITDYYGEIGTIKADLGFGFTVQWHEDGTEITYNWERDSEGIKHLSVISEPVAHSCSHMDDFSFPQVDVITQQIAQLQTQLAKYQDCQTNANQLKEQVASQAQLMLELGVKQQVITDWANRLYFLVTGTNVGEMTTNSVELAAKLMLAEQENKSLQYQLSNASAEVEALKQERDELLKERDEAFIKSGQLLISQGELKQERDRLLNSIQELEAQFKSEPKFVIGDACGNPEGERVQTQKGEGVVTTFVYGNPVVKLLNGEFQFNASELTKIESENEIQFKEGDQVRIIKGKHKDKFATIKEIGEQISCWVNDEFYFHFTPGELELVTPNPELEPQRKAEEFISKLNKKTTWHQIKEVCQGDVEVWREICVFARTKTQKALIESVPQLLANYIEETGDRSDLEWIGDTLKAKVEALLVPKEEVA
- a CDS encoding DNA cytosine methyltransferase produces the protein MGELTSGHIFAGGGGDTEGAIAAGYKPIWGVENDKYAASVYRKRFPDVNLIEQDIQDIPDEFILTLPTPDITIWGSPCPDFSVAGKRAGIDGTRGKLFFEGLRFIRVQLPPAFLFENVDGLLSADKGATFPKVIQAFTDLGYCCTWQLRNGNRHVPQNRERIFIVGYHRGSEGDRAQARKEVFTGIA
- the dnaB gene encoding replicative DNA helicase; the protein is MIESYVIDAEMQVLGALLLDPEAMIRVVGILKSEYFFVPKHQAIFKSMLAMHDRGENINIPALCQQLKREGKLESVGRTTLGELFSSTVTSANVDALAQVIVESYADRRIEGLQGILSGNERSSVQEKLAVFEQQIASIRSEAIVKEDKSVEPIGSILLDLYTQLENLSSGDEAIAPIPTGFYDLDAILNGGLHRQDLVIVAGRPSMGKSAFAHQIAYDIAKRASKPTLLFSLEMDRKQVVGRITSSETGISSSCFRSGRISQTQWELFVQKMTEMESIPFYISDIFTSSPLEMVATIKRVIAKSGQLSAVVVDYLQLMAEGDKRAQEIGDITRRFKILARECDIPVILLSQLNRDVEKANNKRPSLSDLRDSGRIEEDADIVIGMYRDEYYNHDTPDRGLAEVILLKHRNGALGTVKLLFDAEHTCFKNLRR
- a CDS encoding GIY-YIG nuclease family protein encodes the protein MKIPIITITKTSHNYPNSYYFKWDNGINENASALLSTTGGGATYSAGYRMIIPNSTQGYIYLIHAIGTPRYKIGKTRRDPSKRFLELNSSQSPYPLRLLTFYKTSDIDQQENRIHALAARHRVHGEWFEIPDWWLEKLDEWFYKSNGQSPPHKSWETRLRIVDKSSNCSNKLGYGDIYSLSLNLILTSDNKVVQGLHTLLDQYLKSQGQERRKIIDKVKHEYKIDILSESYAAAFKKNSQDC
- a CDS encoding helix-turn-helix domain-containing protein gives rise to the protein MVSQAPSLNQEQSYALLSKTECLFAAIWHNPEGSVGTEEVAKYYEVNPDAIAAILAVHHEEFSITEDNWTPREAIRLGMLLNSSVASNVRSLALDVIEAQKCKDKRQQVTRLLQNSDFVRWSNREIAKILGCSHTTVNEVRNQLETDNKVIKFERRKHIQNGKEVERKIGVSGQQMETSFHLQDSNPDSTVQALATFCSPGDPRDGVEVPVREIKGNPRQMLADFPSGTEVVSVKKLTTPSSPYPQERRLPPQYQEAIAQLEEQHRQEIARLEMEIESRIRGEAERLAIASLHDQIKAAQDLANTKSLEVAKLQRQLVELESLRQLEEENRSLRDRIGELERALEDRPLADWGNTFTKQAEKVINAQVKKSC
- a CDS encoding helix-turn-helix domain-containing protein, with the translated sequence MPNDQYSINVALCNDYAMLVLFIVQYTGNVRPLIWTKAGLIRLGEIIRHSREAKGLNLRDAACIISAQTGIEVAHNTLGMIERGVSEPKYNTLAAIAAAEFVELGDRTLNIYDFIDIASETFYMNALAELIEAHLREESMTLAQFSQKTKVELSDLEAAMRGEPIKTSELRIITGYLTNPLTKNKFGTLEEITDYCGMYRVGDYWQQCHRTTQNGTNLTNLR